The genomic window ACTCCCGCACTGCTCCACAGCCGGCCCGCTGACTTACGGGCTTCCCGTCTCAGCGGGGCTTGAGTTCACCCCGGGGCACCTATCCGCCCGCCCGCCACCGTCACGGGTGGCCGCGTCCTGAGGCCGTCGGCTCCAGCGGCAGGCCGGACCGGGTCGCGCACCAGCAAGGTATCGAGCACCTTGTGTACCCACCTTCCCGGCACTTGCAGGACAGCTGCGACAGACACGCACCATATTCGAGTGGCCGGCCTCGATCAGCAACCCGACAAGCCGCAAGGGCCCCCCACCGGCGGTAAGCAGACGTTCCGTGCGTCCGCGCGGGCAGCCGCCGGGCCGAAGGCCGGGCGAACCCGCCTGCCTGCGCGGCAGCCGACCGGGCCTGGCTCGAGGTCACGCCTGCACCCGTTCCGCAAAGGGTTGTCCCGCCATCCCTGGCGGGACAACCCTTAGAGCGTGAAGACACCGAACCTCCAGACATATACGCCCACCGCTCCGGCCGCGAGCACGAGCCCGATCGCCGCGATGACCGCGTTGCGGCGCCGCACCCTGGGGTCGAGCGCCCGGCGAGTCGCCTCGGCGACCTTTCGTCTGGTCCAGCGCAGCGCAAGCTGCGCCCACACGAACTCGGTCGCCCAGACTGCCATGCCACCGAAGATCACCAGCCAGCCAGGCCCGGGCAACGGCAGCAGGACGATGCCGGTTCCGACGACCACCGTACCGACAACGAAAACGCCGGCCTTCCACAGAAGGTGAAGGAGGGGAGTACGTCTGACCACGTAGGGCGCCCGGGAACCCACGGGAAGATCCGGTTTCCTCGGAGCCGCCGCGGAGGTCCGACTCATGACACCGTCACCTCAGCTCTCGAATTCCCCGAAGGGGACCGCCTCGTCCGGCCCATGCAGTGTTAAGCGCGGCTTCGGATCGAACTGGACGACCAGCTCGCCGCCATCCACAAGTCACCTTACTGGTGACGTGAACCCATGAAAACAGAACTCGGGTACCGGTGATATGACGCTGATCACCCCAAGGTTTTCGACCATCCCTTGCCCCTCACCGGGCCGTGACTCCTGTCACATTCCTCCCGAAGGTGAACTGTCGTTCCACGCGCTTCCTGGATCACTGGTAACGGCAGACATATCTTTACACCTCAAGTTACTGTTACAGTGCACGTATTCAGTCGTCGGCCGAACGCTCGACGACTGGAGAGTTTGCGCAATGGGCTGCTTCAAGAGGCTGCCTATTCCAACTCACCCACAAACCCCTCCGCGCGTCGGCTTCGCCGGGCCACCTCACCCATGGTGGCGACGGACGAACGGCCCGGGAGACACCCCCCTCGATCCCGGCAGAATCATGCGGGTTCAAGGCAGGCGACACCGCCCCGTGGGGCGGCTGACGCACATCACTCGGCCCTGCAGGGCCGAAAGCAAGACCACAATCACAGAGACTCCCCCGGTGAAGTCATGGCACCAGGGGACTGGGCGGGAGTTCGTGGGGACGGAACCCGCCCACGCCAGGCGCCCGGGGCCACCAAAAACTGGCTCCGGGCGCCGCTCGCGCCACCGTCGCGATTGCACACCGCCCACCACGGAGTCGTCACCCGTGGCGCGCCATTCGCTTCAGTGCGGGAAAAGCAGTCGTGTGCACAGGTCGGCAAGTCGCTCAATCACCGGCAGATTCCGCACAGCCGCGTTCACCGGAACGGCCCGCCCGTGAGCCACCGAAACCAGAATCCCTAACGGCGCGGAACCACCCGGCAGCCACATCGCGGCACGCGTAATCGCACCCTCACGGAGTTTCATCCGCTCACGGCTGCAGATCAGATTCTGCGAGCGAAAGCAGACCTACCGACGGCGCTCCCCGAATTAATGCACGCACATCCTGCACGGCACCCGATATTCACTTTCCGCTCATCCCTGGGCAAGCAAGCCTGTGCCTGAGTTCACGATCGATCGAACGCCGACCGGAACCGGGAGCACCACCGAGATCACTCGGACCCCATCGTTCACTCGGGAAGTCAGCCTAACGCATTCACTTGTCACGTCAAGCACATTGGTCACTGGGCCGTACCCGACCTGACGGGTAGTGGGAAACAGCTCACTGTTTCAGGTTCCACCGGGGGTCCCTGGCGAGATCTGCCGGCACGGGAAGCCGGTGTCTGTACGGCAATGCTGCTCGTCCGCTGACGGCGCCCGGGGCCGGATGCTGCAGACGGCTCAGCCGCCCTGCCTTCGCCGAGCGGGTCGGCTGCTCAGTGGTCGGGGGTCGACTCCGCATCCCGCCGAGCCGTCAGGTCCGGTTTCGCCGTCCTCGGATGGAGCATGGCGGAGCTCGTTCTACGGGCGGCCGCCGGGCAGAGGTGTGTCCCTGTCGCACCACCGCCCCAGCCGGAGGCCCGGCTACAGGGTCGGCCGGCGTGTGAGACTGCCGCACCATCAAAGACCGGATGGTGAACTCTTGCCCCGGGCCTGCCTGTCCAGGTACTCGATCAACCTGGTTTCGCTCCGCTTAATACGCTCCCGCTGATCGTCGGGCAGCGATGCCAGCGCATCAATGAGAACTCGCTTACGGGGAACGTGAACCATCGCGCCGGAGTAGATCCGGCAGCCGGAACACCACGCGAACCCGATGCACCGCTCAAACATGGAGGACTCAGGCGGAGAGAAGCGGTACTGGTACGAGCGGGCAGGCGTCCCGCAGGTCGCACAGATCCGCCGATCCCCATCAGGCACCGTCTTCCAGGCCGCGACCTTGAGCCATCGCCACCGTTCGCCGGGCGCTCTTCAAATCGTCATGCGAAGCATTGTTCCTCACGATGAGCCGCCATGGCATCACGTCCCGGCCCCTGCACTCAGCTCTGCACGTTCACTCGTACTTACCTTTGCACTTCAACTCGTACGCCGACACAAGACCTCACCGTTCCCGCAGGACGCCTGATCTGGACCACGAAGCAATGCCCGGAACCACACACGACCTGACCGCGGCCGCGGGCTCACGGCATTCCCGCCGCCCTCGCCGCAGACGACATCACATGCTGAG from Streptomyces sp. NBC_01341 includes these protein-coding regions:
- a CDS encoding TIGR02611 family protein, producing the protein MSRTSAAAPRKPDLPVGSRAPYVVRRTPLLHLLWKAGVFVVGTVVVGTGIVLLPLPGPGWLVIFGGMAVWATEFVWAQLALRWTRRKVAEATRRALDPRVRRRNAVIAAIGLVLAAGAVGVYVWRFGVFTL